In the Mytilus galloprovincialis chromosome 10, xbMytGall1.hap1.1, whole genome shotgun sequence genome, one interval contains:
- the LOC143048708 gene encoding uncharacterized protein LOC143048708 isoform X1 has product MVIKVYISSVTGNSKMRKQQQHVQSTLESFKIDFENIDISCPNNEEDKKFMRANSKTPEGSTVPLPPQIFNEEEYCGDYEDFDLNVEDNLLYEFLKMAPQKKTSEASVTVTGEEEDEEKKDEEKTELIEEVGEKEEVKEKEDKENEKNKTDSADEKKEGELEGEEKKEEDKKEGETDKKVEGEEKKEQDKKDGEEEKKEDGEKRKEDEKKDETDSKVEAKDDKKLEDGEEKEETKAEEKEKPVEEGNENKEESKGEEKEETKVKAEESKTDETDEPATFTLSADVTIDEEKKEEDVKVEAKVEEVKEEEKEVKKEEEKAEETVKEEEKVEESQKEEEKVEETPKIEEKVEETPKEEEKVEEKKEDPPKEEEKVEEPPKIEEKVEKSPKEEEKVEEPPKVEEKEEAKVEEKIPEPVEIEEEEDNSLEARRRRRRMEREKKEKEEAAAAEEASSSRRGKEQESEDSGVSESLEERRRRRREERGKKEEDSSAVEETAAERRRRRRREMED; this is encoded by the exons ATGGTGATCAAAGTATACATATCGTCAGTAACTGGCAATTCAAAG ATGAGGAAACAGCAGCAGCATGTTCAGTCCACGTTAGAAAGTTTTAAGATAGATTTTGAAAACATAGACATTTCTTGTCCCAACAACGAAGAAGACAAAAAGTTTATGAGAGCCAACAGTAAAACTCCTGAAGGATCAACAGTTCCATTACCTCCTCAGATATTTAATGAGGAAGAATACTGTGGG gatTATGAAGATTTTGATTTAAATGTTGAAGACAATTTATTATACGAATTTTTGAAAATGGCACCACAAAAGAAAACATCTGAAGCCTCAGTAACTGTAACAGGA GAGGAGGAAGATGAAGAAAAGAAAGATGAG GAGAAAACAGAATTGATAGAAGAGGTTGGTGAAAAAGAGGAAGTTAAAGAAAAGGAGGACAaagaaaatgagaaaaataaaacagattCTGCTGATGAAAAGAAGGAAGGAGAGTTAGAAGGGgaagaaaagaaagaagaagaTAAAAAGGAAGGAGAGACAGACAAGAAAGTAGAAGGAGAGGAAAAGAAGGAACAGGATAAAAAGGATGGAGAGGAGGAAAAGAAGGAAGATGGGGAGAAAAGGAAAGAAGATGAAAAGAAAGATGAGACAGATAGTAAAGTGGAAGCAAAGGATGACAAGAAGTTGGAGGATGGAGAAGAGAAAGAAGAAACAAAAGCTGAGGAAAAG GAAAAGCCAGTTGAGGAAGGAAATGAAAACAAG GAGGAGTCTAAAGGAGAAGAA AAAGAGGAAACAAAAGTGAAAGCTGAGGAAAGTAAAACCGATGAAACAGATGAGCCAGCTACTTTCACTTTATCGGCTGATGTTACGATAGACGAAGAGAAAAAGGAGGAAGATGTCAAAGTGGAGGCAAAAGTTGAAGAggtgaaagaagaagaaaaagaagttaaaaaggAGGAAGAAAAAGCTGAGGAGACAGTAAAAGAGGAAGAAAAGGTAGAGGAGTCtcaaaaagaagaagaaaaagttGAAGAAACCCCAAAAATAGAGGAAAAGGTTGAAGAAACTCCAAAAGAAGAGGAGAAAGTAGAGGAAAAGAAGGAAGATCCtccaaaagaagaagaaaaagtagAGGAACCTCCAAAAATAGAAGAAAAGGTAGAAAAATCTCCAAAGGAAGAGGAAAAGGTAGAAGAACCCCCAAAAGTAGAAGAAAAAGAGGAGGCAAAGGTAGAGGAGAAAATTCCAGAACCAGTAGAAATAGAGGAAGAGGAGGACAATTCTTTAGAGGCAAGGAGAAGGAGACGAAGAATGGAgagagaaaagaaagaaaaagaagaagcaGCAGCTGCTGAGGAAGCTTCAAGTTCAAGGAGAGGGAAGGAACAAGAATCTGAAGATTCTGGAGTCTCAGAGTCTCTGGAAGAAAGGAGAAGACGACGACGTGAAGAGAGAGGTAAAAAGGAGGAAGACTCATCTGCTGTAGAAGAAACAGCTGCTGAGAGAAGAAGACGTCGTAGGAGGGAAATGGAAGATTAG
- the LOC143048708 gene encoding uncharacterized protein LOC143048708 isoform X2 has product MVIKVYISSVTGNSKMRKQQQHVQSTLESFKIDFENIDISCPNNEEDKKFMRANSKTPEGSTVPLPPQIFNEEEYCGDYEDFDLNVEDNLLYEFLKMAPQKKTSEASVTVTGEKTELIEEVGEKEEVKEKEDKENEKNKTDSADEKKEGELEGEEKKEEDKKEGETDKKVEGEEKKEQDKKDGEEEKKEDGEKRKEDEKKDETDSKVEAKDDKKLEDGEEKEETKAEEKEKPVEEGNENKEESKGEEKEETKVKAEESKTDETDEPATFTLSADVTIDEEKKEEDVKVEAKVEEVKEEEKEVKKEEEKAEETVKEEEKVEESQKEEEKVEETPKIEEKVEETPKEEEKVEEKKEDPPKEEEKVEEPPKIEEKVEKSPKEEEKVEEPPKVEEKEEAKVEEKIPEPVEIEEEEDNSLEARRRRRRMEREKKEKEEAAAAEEASSSRRGKEQESEDSGVSESLEERRRRRREERGKKEEDSSAVEETAAERRRRRRREMED; this is encoded by the exons ATGGTGATCAAAGTATACATATCGTCAGTAACTGGCAATTCAAAG ATGAGGAAACAGCAGCAGCATGTTCAGTCCACGTTAGAAAGTTTTAAGATAGATTTTGAAAACATAGACATTTCTTGTCCCAACAACGAAGAAGACAAAAAGTTTATGAGAGCCAACAGTAAAACTCCTGAAGGATCAACAGTTCCATTACCTCCTCAGATATTTAATGAGGAAGAATACTGTGGG gatTATGAAGATTTTGATTTAAATGTTGAAGACAATTTATTATACGAATTTTTGAAAATGGCACCACAAAAGAAAACATCTGAAGCCTCAGTAACTGTAACAGGA GAGAAAACAGAATTGATAGAAGAGGTTGGTGAAAAAGAGGAAGTTAAAGAAAAGGAGGACAaagaaaatgagaaaaataaaacagattCTGCTGATGAAAAGAAGGAAGGAGAGTTAGAAGGGgaagaaaagaaagaagaagaTAAAAAGGAAGGAGAGACAGACAAGAAAGTAGAAGGAGAGGAAAAGAAGGAACAGGATAAAAAGGATGGAGAGGAGGAAAAGAAGGAAGATGGGGAGAAAAGGAAAGAAGATGAAAAGAAAGATGAGACAGATAGTAAAGTGGAAGCAAAGGATGACAAGAAGTTGGAGGATGGAGAAGAGAAAGAAGAAACAAAAGCTGAGGAAAAG GAAAAGCCAGTTGAGGAAGGAAATGAAAACAAG GAGGAGTCTAAAGGAGAAGAA AAAGAGGAAACAAAAGTGAAAGCTGAGGAAAGTAAAACCGATGAAACAGATGAGCCAGCTACTTTCACTTTATCGGCTGATGTTACGATAGACGAAGAGAAAAAGGAGGAAGATGTCAAAGTGGAGGCAAAAGTTGAAGAggtgaaagaagaagaaaaagaagttaaaaaggAGGAAGAAAAAGCTGAGGAGACAGTAAAAGAGGAAGAAAAGGTAGAGGAGTCtcaaaaagaagaagaaaaagttGAAGAAACCCCAAAAATAGAGGAAAAGGTTGAAGAAACTCCAAAAGAAGAGGAGAAAGTAGAGGAAAAGAAGGAAGATCCtccaaaagaagaagaaaaagtagAGGAACCTCCAAAAATAGAAGAAAAGGTAGAAAAATCTCCAAAGGAAGAGGAAAAGGTAGAAGAACCCCCAAAAGTAGAAGAAAAAGAGGAGGCAAAGGTAGAGGAGAAAATTCCAGAACCAGTAGAAATAGAGGAAGAGGAGGACAATTCTTTAGAGGCAAGGAGAAGGAGACGAAGAATGGAgagagaaaagaaagaaaaagaagaagcaGCAGCTGCTGAGGAAGCTTCAAGTTCAAGGAGAGGGAAGGAACAAGAATCTGAAGATTCTGGAGTCTCAGAGTCTCTGGAAGAAAGGAGAAGACGACGACGTGAAGAGAGAGGTAAAAAGGAGGAAGACTCATCTGCTGTAGAAGAAACAGCTGCTGAGAGAAGAAGACGTCGTAGGAGGGAAATGGAAGATTAG
- the LOC143048708 gene encoding uncharacterized protein LOC143048708 isoform X3, with product MVIKVYISSVTGNSKMRKQQQHVQSTLESFKIDFENIDISCPNNEEDKKFMRANSKTPEGSTVPLPPQIFNEEEYCGDYEDFDLNVEDNLLYEFLKMAPQKKTSEASVTVTGEEEDEEKKDEEKTELIEEVGEKEEVKEKEDKENEKNKTDSADEKKEGETDKKVEGEEKKEQDKKDGEEEKKEDGEKRKEDEKKDETDSKVEAKDDKKLEDGEEKEETKAEEKEKPVEEGNENKEESKGEEKEETKVKAEESKTDETDEPATFTLSADVTIDEEKKEEDVKVEAKVEEVKEEEKEVKKEEEKAEETVKEEEKVEESQKEEEKVEETPKIEEKVEETPKEEEKVEEKKEDPPKEEEKVEEPPKIEEKVEKSPKEEEKVEEPPKVEEKEEAKVEEKIPEPVEIEEEEDNSLEARRRRRRMEREKKEKEEAAAAEEASSSRRGKEQESEDSGVSESLEERRRRRREERGKKEEDSSAVEETAAERRRRRRREMED from the exons ATGGTGATCAAAGTATACATATCGTCAGTAACTGGCAATTCAAAG ATGAGGAAACAGCAGCAGCATGTTCAGTCCACGTTAGAAAGTTTTAAGATAGATTTTGAAAACATAGACATTTCTTGTCCCAACAACGAAGAAGACAAAAAGTTTATGAGAGCCAACAGTAAAACTCCTGAAGGATCAACAGTTCCATTACCTCCTCAGATATTTAATGAGGAAGAATACTGTGGG gatTATGAAGATTTTGATTTAAATGTTGAAGACAATTTATTATACGAATTTTTGAAAATGGCACCACAAAAGAAAACATCTGAAGCCTCAGTAACTGTAACAGGA GAGGAGGAAGATGAAGAAAAGAAAGATGAG GAGAAAACAGAATTGATAGAAGAGGTTGGTGAAAAAGAGGAAGTTAAAGAAAAGGAGGACAaagaaaatgagaaaaataaaacagattCTGCTGATGAAAAGAAGGAAGGAGAG ACAGACAAGAAAGTAGAAGGAGAGGAAAAGAAGGAACAGGATAAAAAGGATGGAGAGGAGGAAAAGAAGGAAGATGGGGAGAAAAGGAAAGAAGATGAAAAGAAAGATGAGACAGATAGTAAAGTGGAAGCAAAGGATGACAAGAAGTTGGAGGATGGAGAAGAGAAAGAAGAAACAAAAGCTGAGGAAAAG GAAAAGCCAGTTGAGGAAGGAAATGAAAACAAG GAGGAGTCTAAAGGAGAAGAA AAAGAGGAAACAAAAGTGAAAGCTGAGGAAAGTAAAACCGATGAAACAGATGAGCCAGCTACTTTCACTTTATCGGCTGATGTTACGATAGACGAAGAGAAAAAGGAGGAAGATGTCAAAGTGGAGGCAAAAGTTGAAGAggtgaaagaagaagaaaaagaagttaaaaaggAGGAAGAAAAAGCTGAGGAGACAGTAAAAGAGGAAGAAAAGGTAGAGGAGTCtcaaaaagaagaagaaaaagttGAAGAAACCCCAAAAATAGAGGAAAAGGTTGAAGAAACTCCAAAAGAAGAGGAGAAAGTAGAGGAAAAGAAGGAAGATCCtccaaaagaagaagaaaaagtagAGGAACCTCCAAAAATAGAAGAAAAGGTAGAAAAATCTCCAAAGGAAGAGGAAAAGGTAGAAGAACCCCCAAAAGTAGAAGAAAAAGAGGAGGCAAAGGTAGAGGAGAAAATTCCAGAACCAGTAGAAATAGAGGAAGAGGAGGACAATTCTTTAGAGGCAAGGAGAAGGAGACGAAGAATGGAgagagaaaagaaagaaaaagaagaagcaGCAGCTGCTGAGGAAGCTTCAAGTTCAAGGAGAGGGAAGGAACAAGAATCTGAAGATTCTGGAGTCTCAGAGTCTCTGGAAGAAAGGAGAAGACGACGACGTGAAGAGAGAGGTAAAAAGGAGGAAGACTCATCTGCTGTAGAAGAAACAGCTGCTGAGAGAAGAAGACGTCGTAGGAGGGAAATGGAAGATTAG